From one Triticum aestivum cultivar Chinese Spring chromosome 4B, IWGSC CS RefSeq v2.1, whole genome shotgun sequence genomic stretch:
- the LOC123092664 gene encoding josephin-like protein, producing the protein MESGARSEAKPDEEGPAPAGSSSGSKVYHERQRMQFCLLHALNNLMQEKESFTRAELDGIAENLVLTDPNKERWTPLSLIWKPHHNALTGNYDVNVLIAAVESRKKKVVWHDHRKGASSIDLDAEALVGLMINVPVRRLRGLWTGRHWVAIRSIDGIWFNLDSDLPSAKQFQCKEKLIAFLDSVLSQGGELMIVLQDE; encoded by the exons ATGGAGTCGGGAGCCAGATCGGAAGCAAAGCCAGACGAGGAAGGGCCGGCCCCGGCGGGAAGCAGCAGCGGCAGCAAGGTGTACCACGAGAGGCAAAGGATGCAGTTCTGCCTCCTCCACGCCCTCAACAACCTTATGCAG GAAAAAGAATCGTTCACCCGAGCTGAGCTGGATGGGATTGCTGAAAACCTTGTTCTTACTGATCCAAACAAGGAGAGATGGACTCCTCTATCGTTGATTTGGAAGCCCCACCACAATGCATTAACAGGGAACTATGATGTAAATGTTCTTATCGCGGCGGTAGAATCTAGAAAGAAGAAGGTAGTTTGGCATGATCATCGGAAGGGGGCATCTTCGATAGATCTGGATGCGGAAGCGCTGGTAGGGCTGATGATCAATGTACCCGTCAGGAGGTTAAGGGGTCTGTGGACCGGCAGGCATTGGGTAGCAATTCGAAGCATTGATGGCATCTGGTTTAATTTGGACAGCGATCTTCCGTCGGCCAAGCAGTTTCAGTGCAAAGAAAAACTAATTGCATTCCTGGACAGCGTTCTCAGTCAAGGCGGAGAACTGATGATCGTGCTCCAAGACGAATGA
- the LOC123092663 gene encoding sulfoquinovosyl transferase SQD2, with protein sequence MGQAPEMAAPLLLQVEDADAGWSSRPHRIALFVEPSPFAYISGYKNRFQNFIKHLREMGDEVLVVTTHKGAPEEFHGAKVIGSWSFPCPLYQNVPLSLALSPRIFSAVSKFKPDIIHATSPGVMVFGALAIAKMISVPMVMSYHTHLPAYLPGYNLNWLLGPTWGLIRCLHRSADLTLVPSVAIAEDFETAKVVPANRVRLWNKGVDSESFHPKFRRHEMRIKLSGGEPEKPLIIHVGRFGREKNLDFLKRVMEKLPGVRIAFVGDGPYRAELEKMFTGMPVVFTGMLQGEELSQAYASGDVFAMPSESETLGQVVLESMASGVPVVAARAGGIPDIIPKDKEGKTSFLFTPGDLDECMRKIEQLLLSKDLRESVGRAAREEMENCDWRTASKTIRNEHYSTATLYWQKKTGRTG encoded by the exons ATGGGGCAGGCTCCGGAGATGGCGGCGCCGCTGCTCCTGCAGGTGGAGGACGCGGACGCCGGATGGAGCTCCAGGCCGCATCGCATTGCTCTCTTCGTCGAGCCTTCGCCCTTCGC CTATATCTCCGGCTACAAGAACCGGTTCCAGAACTTCATCAAGCATCTGCGAGAGATGGGCGATGAG GTCTTGGTCGTGACCACGcacaaaggagctcccgaggagtTCCATGGAGCAAAGGTCATTGGCTCGTGGAG CTTTCCATGTCCATTGTACCAAAATGTTCCACTCTCGTTGGCATTGAGCCCCAGAATATTTTCTGCCGTGTCAAAGTTCAAGCCAGACATAATCCATGCTACTTCACCTGGAGTTATG GTTTTTGGCGCCCTTGCTATCGCAAAGATGATTTCAGTTCCAATGGTGATGTCTTATCACACACATCTTCCAGC GTACTTACCAGGGTACAATTTAAATTGGTTACTTGGACCCACATGGGGCCTTATAA GATGTCTCCACAGGTCTGCAGATCTTACTCTCGTTCCTTCAGTAGCTATTGCCGAGGACTTTGAAACTGCTAAAGTAGTACCAG CAAACAGAGTACGGCTTTGGAACAAGGGTGTTGATTCTGAAAGCTTCCATCCTAAATTTCGGAGGCATGAAATGCGGATCAAGTTGAG CGGTGGTGAACCAGAAAAACCATTGATAATTCACGTGGGCCGTTTTGGGCGTGAAAAGAATTTGGATTTTCTAAAGAG AGTTATGGAAAAGCTCCCCGGAGTAAGAATTGCTTTTGTTGGAGATGGACCATACAG GGCTGAGCTGGAAAAAATGTTCACAGGTATGCCTGTAGTTTTCACCGGAATGCTCCAAGGCGAGGAGCTCTCGCAGGCGTATGCCAGTGGGGACGTATTTGCAATGCCTTCAGAGTCTGAGACGCTCGGACAAGTAGTGCTGGAGTCCATGGCTTCTGGAGTCCCGGTTGTCGCTGCTCGCGCCGGAGGCATACCTGATATAATACCCAAGGACAAGGAGGGCAAGACCAGCTTCCTCTTCACACCCGGGGATCTCGACGAGTGCATGAGGAAGATCGAACAGCTCCTGTTGTCGAAAGACCTCAGGGAGTCGGTCGGAAGGGCTGCCAGAGAGGAGATGGAGAACTGCGACTGGAGAACGGCCTCGAAGACGATACGCAACGAGCACTACAGCACCGCGACGTTGTACTGGCAGAAGAAGACGGGCAGAACGGGGTAG